In the genome of Paramormyrops kingsleyae isolate MSU_618 chromosome 5, PKINGS_0.4, whole genome shotgun sequence, the window AGGTCAAGATTCCATGTTAAAAACAGCATAACTGAACATTACAGCACTATTCTCTGCGCCCATATCAGGGTTACATGACAAGGACATATGACAAGGGTTTCAAAAGACAAAGTGAACACAGATAACCTTGTCATCTGTGGAAACTTAAGGAACCATTCTAAAGGGAATATATCAGGCAATTAGGAATTTCACCTACAGCAATGAAGGACCATCTAGACTTCCCAGTTAATGCCATGGATTTCCTTGAAGAAAAAACTGTGAAAACTTACATTAAAATTTATGGAACTTTGCAAAATCCTATAGCTCTGCTACAAATAGCTTTTTTGATTatgaattttttaaatttggcCCTCCACTTTTTTGCGATTctttgtacagtatgtgtattcTCAGGCTCAGCAATTGCAATTACAACACAATTTCCAACAGAAGACTCTGAATCTAGTAATTTCGCACCCAGGTTGCAGATCTGGCACCTGGAAGGTCTCGCCACCAGAAATATCCTAAGGGACAGCAGGGaatttagacatttatatgggGTCTAATCAGATCTCATATCAGCAGACCCTGACGTGCCTGTCATTTTCATTAGGCTATAACCAGTGCTCTCATTAGAATAAGCAAATTCTAACAATTACCAATTTTAGCCGTTTAACTGACATTCAAACAACTAGATATTTTACTGGATCAGTTCGGGATATATGCATTTTGCTCACAGTCACTTCAAAAGTTAAAGCTTACATGCTAAGTTAAGTGGTTTTGAGTCACTTTGGATACCGGAAAGGCCATAACGCAAGAGCTTATCAGAAGAAACAgctgtttaaaaatacaaaacaggaAGACATTCTAAACAGgggctgaaatttaaaaagaGGGTTAGAGCAAAGCAGGAAATGCTACTGTACGTTCCTCACGCAAAGTCATGGTATGTACTCCACTACACCGCTAGTGCAGTGTTATTTCTAACAGGAAGAAGCAATCATTGTCCACCACTGACCATATATTATGCTGATAATTACTCTGAAAACACTGAAACAGCCCGCACAGCTTTGGGCAGGGACAACGCAATTGAGCGCTTTGAGACAaggtaatgttgtgaaaatgcgctgtACAAAGTAAAATTGATTGATTGACAGCCAGAAATAATGCAACGCGGTTACTTCAAATCAAGTTCCTCGCCTGAAGGATCAAATTTTAAGATAAAGCGATTATTTTTGGTTCATGGGTATAAAATTAACCATCATACATTGAGTATTGAAAAGAATGCAAGCGTTTAATTGAAGGTACGTATAATATTAAATGCTGAGAAAATAAGACTTATTACGCATATATATGAAGTAGCACAATTCACAAATGATCAGAGAATTAGAAATAACACCGGCATATTGGTATCCTATGTGAAGACGTATCCTCATTACTCGTCCAACTGGTGGCAGATTTAACGTTTCTGCTAAATTATGAATTATTCGCTGAATTAACCCACGTACAATCCACTTTTAAATTAAGCACTGGATCAAAGTATTTGAAAAGATAACGTTTATACTTGTATTAAAACATCAGTTCACAAGTTATTTCCGgtttataaaaacattttaatgccGCGTTCACCTATATCGCTTAATCCCAGAAACACAGTGTATAAACTCACCTGTACGAAAAGAGGCTCCATCTTGTTTTTGCGTTGGGACCCAAACCCAAGTTAATTGCATTCGACCAACacttttgttttataattgGGGCAATTAGATATGATTCTGCAAATGAATGTACTTCAGAATTTATTCAAGTAGTATAATGTGTCAGATTATACTTGGGTAGCTCTCAAACCCTAAAACGTGGTTTACCtttgtttgaatttttattattCGAGATtcactttttaaattatatttaaccGAATGGTTATTTGGAAGCAGCTATGTGTGCGTCTTCTTATTAAGGCATAAGTATTTTTCTGTACACTGCAAACTACATAATTAAGAAGCCAACTGGAACGAAATCGATATTTACTTGTTTTTCATTAAAGGGAAAATCTCTTACTGCTGTTCCTGGTCGGTTTCCAGGTAAAAGGTGATTCATCTGCTTGGAATAGACTCAGGAGAAAGTCAGCTGTCCCTGCGCCCTGAGACAGTACCCACGTAGCTGGGGCGCCGTCAAGGGATGGGATTCGGGGGGGTAGGACGATTCCAAGTGCCccagagtgacaggggccctaagaCATTCCAAACATAATtgaattggtctgggttgggggtccaatataatatgctttcatggggtccAAAATGTATGCTCCTTATGCAATGGAAAAGTGCTTTACATGAATGCTGAATCACCCATTAGGCCACCCCAGTGCATAGTCTTAGTTATGGGATATGTTAGTAGTAGTAACAAAACAGTaacattgttattattttaaccTTTGTTTACATCACATTTGCCAAAAATATACTTTCTatacatgtttcacattgtaaattaattttttaaatgcaagTAAACTTATTTTGTGCCATAGTGAAACCTGACTGCTTTATACACAATGAAGTTTGTTTACAAATGTTCAATTTTGAGGAAGctaaacattttctgtaaaTTGGCCATCAAAGCTAGTTAACCACCAATATATGTCAATGTTCACACAATGTTTAGGATTGTAGTTTTAATAGGTCACATTATCTGTTGTTAACAATGTTACAAAATGTATTCTTTATTTTTGCCATGGTGAAACTCAAATCAGTCCTTCATTTTCTTCAGACAATATTGTATTTAACCTGTTCAAACAACATTCCAGTGTTGTGAGATTGATGTTTAATTTGTGATTTGATGTTTGGTGATCTTGATGAATTTGTGGTTATGCAATATGCAGGCCTGACCTTCTTTGCCTATGGCGAACATGTCTGGGCCAAAAATACTTAATAATTACTGGATGGGCTTTGTGTATTCTTGTTCCTTGTTAAACATGCTTGAGGAACAAGCATTATCAGATTTCTTCCTCCAGGCCTGTATTCCAGCTTtgaacactataaacacaaccTCTTTTTTTATGAGCAAGTGGCAGAAGAGCTGGATAGTGTAAACTATTGgagatgtttattttttgtcatactgGCGGTGGATGGGTTTTCAAAGCTGCTGGTTGAAGTCCCTTGGTCAGCTAGGCGATCACACtcttgggcccttgaacaaggcccttaaaccccagTTCCAGGGATAGTCTGAGCCTGGTGTCTCACTTTGGATGAAAACATCAATAAAATGTAGAAGATAAGACTGCAGAATCATATCTCGTCACAGTGAATTTATCTTCCACCATAGTAAAGTTTCGGTGATGAGGTACAAAGGACAAATGATAAGGTTGCGGTGCTGGGTCATCTCAAAGCTTCAAGTCTCCTATGGCATTTTTCAAAGAAGTAAGAAATATTTGTCAGTATACAAAGTGCCCTTCCAGTCTCGTTTCAGAGAAATAATCCCGAAAATTCGGAAGCACTTATGCTGCATTGATTAACTATTTGTATTCCTGCCATTCATAGATAGCAACCCATGAATATTCCAGTTACATATCTATTTGTATCCGCTATTCTACCTGCTTCCTTACAGTACACAGAATACCCAAGCAAAcctttaaataaaacatgtcTACAAAACCCATAAATATACCAAAACTGagaaaaattatacatatactgtaatGACTTGAAATACACTTCATAGGCATTGTACACCTTTGTTGCATAAGATGCATTTTTATcagattttaaaaattacttAAATTACTTGATGTTCTAAAGTATGTAatcgtttaatttttttcttggaaAAATTATTTGGACAGAATCAGTACCCAGATATATTACATTTGAGAAAAGTGGCATCTGTAAGATTACATTCACATCCTTCTACACTAACCACTTTTTAGGCGATTACACTTCTTGTCCTTGAGCCTTGCGCTTACTGGGATAGTCTGGAAATGGAGCATACATGGAAGAATGGATTTACATTTGTCTCTGCCATATCACCTAAGCTTCTACTATTATACTATAAATAGATATATTGCTGAGATAGAGGCAGCACTTGACTCATTTGCAAAATATACCCTTTCCATctttgacaggtgccattgtaaaaAGATAATTGATGttcagttttaatgttttaatgctATGACTGATTGGCGTATGTGTAGGGCCTTTACATAGCTAATACTGTGGAAGACACTGACACCTTGAGGCCAAACATCAAGAATCCAACACTGAGATATGGTTAGAGGTTTACGTACTGCAACTacaaaactacaaatcccataaATACTTGGAATGACGGAAGCAATTAACTTCCGGGAATAACGCGAGTTCACGTGAAAGCAAATCGTACGTTAAATTATAAGGTGagtaaatattgttttatatagagtttattttatttgttaatgGCATATACGGCTAGGGAGCAAGAACGTAGAAGGGTAAGTGGAAGCAAAGAGTTTCAAAGCCTCCTTGTAagtttttttcattattgtaaTTTCAGTTTTGGTGGCCAAACATTGTTAGGTACGTTTCTTGTAGTATGTTTAAAATCTACAGATATTTCATTACACTAGATAGGAGGAAAATGCTTAGAGAAGGATTTCCTCAGTCATCTGTTTCTGTTCTGAAAGGCTTTGCCTACTTCGTTTTAGCGACGGTGTTCAGGCGTCGGTCATTTGATTTATCAtaactttttctttatttatttattttacttttttattgttTACTATTGACTTTATTCAGTCTAGTGGGTTTATAAATACTCCTTGTCTGTCCCGCTGTTATTGCATGTAGGTTTCCTGACACCGCATGACTGGATTTGCACGTGCTGTGCTATTAATGTGCGCATAATTAACAATCCCTTTATAGTCCAAACATGACGGATGCTTTACTGCAGCAAATAAGGGACCTGGAAGAAGAAGTCAAAAGCTTAAAGACACAGCTAAGACAGGAGACTTAtcccaaggctgagactgagGCAGCAGCAGAATCGGGACATGGAGGAAAGAATATCTGCGGCCAGGAAGGCAAGAGAAAGGGGAAGAAAGCTAGCCAGGCTCGGGAATTTGATTTCTCTGTGCATCCCCGTCGCCATGTGGCCCTGCGGTTGGCCTACCTTGGCTGGGACTACCAAGGCTTTGCTGTGCAGGAGAACACAGACAACACTGTGGAGGCTAGGCTGTTTGAGGCTCTGCTCAAGACCCGGTTGATTCAAGACCGACAGAACTCCAACTATCACCGCTGTGGTCGCACGGATAAGGGAGTCAGTGCTTTCACACAGGTCTGTCTCTCGATTTCTGCTTCATATCTTGTGTCTTTGAACTTTGCATATGAAACACCAAACTTGTCCTAAAAGTGCACTCCTCCTGCATCATTCCTGTGGTCAGGTAATTACGATTTCTCTGGCCACAAGGGTCCTACTCATATCAATTGGCAATGCATATTTTCACCTTTTCATATTAGTTAGTGATTTTAACCGCATAGTATACTGTCCAGGGTAACTTTTGTGGCACATTCACAAATACTGAAACTTGGAGTGGTATCATTTGAGTTCAGTTAGGAAGACCTGTAATGTATGTGAAGATAAAAATCCTATATGGAAAAATTCCACCTTTCCTACTTTTGTATGTGTACCATCTTTGGCAGCCAGGTTAAAAGGCTAATCTATATTCATGTGTCCTGTAGGAAGACCTACTCTGGTGCTGAAACTTCATTTTGATTTAATTTCCATTCCCTTTCTCATTAGACATGTCTTTGTTCATGATCCCCTCAAGAgccctttatttttttttcaggttaTTACAATCGACTTGCGCTCCACGCAGATTTGTGGGGGCATGGGGGTGATCCTTCCTGCCCAGCCCAGCAGCAAACAGAAGCCCAGTACCGCAGAGCTGCCCTATGTAAAGATGCTAAACAGAGTTCTGCCCCCAGACATCAGAGTGCTGGACTGGGCGGCGGCGGAGACGGGCTTCAGTGCACGCTTCGACTGTCAGTTCAGAACCTACCGGTACTACTTTCCGCGTGGTGATCTGGACGTGGAGCTCATGGCCAAAGCGGCGAAACGGTAAAGCTGTGTCCTTtacacacacccacactgtGTTGAATAAGATTAATAAACTGTGAAGCAGATCAGAGATTGTCACAGTGAATAGGGTCGTTTTATCTGGCTTTTAAACTTTTGATAGCAGGGAAATGATACTGGTCATTGAAAGACCTGTAATTATATTGTGTCCTGCATTTCACTACAGGTATGAAGGTACCCATGACTTTCGCAACCTTTGCAAAATGGATGTAGGTAACGGGGTCCTCCAGTTCCAAAGGACCATCTTGTCAGCCTCAATCCAGCCAGCTCAGCCCTCTGAAGCAGTTCCCAGTGACCCGTATGACATCCTCTTTTTTGAGGTCAAAGGGCTAGCCTTCCTGTATCACCAGGTTGGTAGGTGTTGCTTGGAAACACATTGTCAACCAGGCACATGACACAATCCGCTCCTTCAAATATGAAAAAATGTGATGACTCTGGTATACTGTGTGGTTTCGCAGGTACGGTGTATGATGGCTGTCCTGCTTCTGATTGGACAAAAGCTAGAGACACCTGAAGTGATCGACCAACTATTGGATGTTGACAAACATCCCAGGAAACCCCAGTACAGGTGGGTTCAACATGGCATATCCGGAACAGGTATACAGCTGTTCTGTATTGTTAAGCTGATTGTGTTTTGGGATGTCTTTGGAATCTCCATTTGAAGATGAAGTCTAAGTGCTGCATGTCTTAATGATAAGAGGGATGTGCCCATTCATCTGtgtgcttctttaagggaggtTAATTTTACTTTGCCAGCATGGCTGTGGACTTCCCGCTGGTGTTGTATGACTGCCAGTTTGAGGGGCTGAACTGGCAAAGAGATCCTGATGAAATGAGCCACGTTCTCAACACGCTGCAGCAGCATTGGACCCAGATGGCTGTAAAGACCCACGTCATACGGGGCATGATCCAGGGCCTCCAGAGTGCAGGTATGTGAGCAGGTTGTTCATGGAGGATCTTAAACATGTCTGCTGATTCCTGAATTTGCCCATACTGTCTGCACTTTGTGTACACTTCACATaccttgctgctgtatgcagAAGAATTTCCTCCTGGGATCAGTAAAATTTCTTGTCTTGATGTTGCTGCCAGATGGTTGAGGGAGTCCCCTGAATCCAGAAGCTAGTTTGAAATGTTACTGTATAGAGTGGAACACTATCAGGGACATAGCCATGCAATAACATTATGGGTTTGAACCTCCTTCAATTTGTTGGACCTTTCATTTAATATCTGGCTATGGGTCTGAGCACTATCTTCTGTTATTTCAGTTCTTACAGCAAATTCATCTCCGACCTGGCTTCTCATGGAAGGATCCAAGCAGCGCAGTTATCGCCCCCTTCTGGAGAGACCATGCTGTGAAAGCTTGGAGTCCAGGATAGAGCACTTTGTCAAAAGAGGGAGGCTTGAACGTGACATGGATGAGGATGGGGAAGAGTTTGTGCACAGGGGTAAAAAGACAAAACTCCAGGACACTTCCTCTGGTCAGTCCAACGCAGCCAATATGTCTGACCTTTGACTGCCTAGGATGATGCAAACCACAAATTGACCTTTAGTCCTGTTTCGAGGACACATTTGTAATTTTTAGTTTTAATGCAGAAAATGTATATGTTTACCTGCTTTGACTGTGTGAACAAATCTTTGTGCTGGAACACTACGTGTGAGAAGTGTTTTTAAAGAACAAAACCTATTCAAATGTGTAAAATCTTGCAGGAAAAGTACAATAACTTGGATTGGTTGTCTTTAAATGGAAAAAGTTACTTGTCACATTGCATAACACAAAATTGTATAACTGCTGTGTTGTACAGTAAAGGTCATGCTTCTATTTTCACAATTATAAGTTAACATTTACAATACCCAGTGTTTACATTTAATCATTAAGCTAACATAAATTATTGAACCTATTTGATTGCTTCCTGGTCCATGAACTCTACTTGTGTTTGATTTTCAGTTCAACAGAGCTGTTAAGTTTGATTGAATTAAACCAGCAACTTAGCTGCCTAATCGTTTTCCCAATCGCTATTACCAACACTTTGGTTTAACGCAACTGTAAAATGAATCTTTGAGCTCTTATGGAAaagaaaagctttaaaaaatcTTTTTCACTATATAGCTGAACTTTGTGAATGACTattttattatcatcatcatcatcattacaaATATTGTTACTGAAAGGAAATGGTGTGATTAGCCTCTACGtttaagtgaaattacagagaACTGCAGATGGTTAAGAGGTTTTAACATAGGACTTTGCACAGGAGAACACCAGAAAAACCTAGAACTTTACCCTGGAATTCATGGGTCTTGCTAAGGCATTCATTAACACTAtcagtttaataataataataataataataataataataatgactgatGCAAACCATGGCAAGCAGAAATGGCAGCATCtgcctttttttaaataaatgtcaaaGATAACGAATTTTATAAAATTACAACCGTTTCTAGCAACCGAATTGCGCGGCAGCTGGAATTATTTATAGTGTTAGCCGTCATTTAAACCAAGACAAATGAGCCACAGTGGAAATTCCATTTAAAGTCAGTTGAAGACTTTTGATATCAATTGAGATGAAATACCCTGCATCACCAACCAGTTTGCAGATGAACTTACTTAAAGCCAGTCGAAACATCCAATGGAATCCGTACTTTGAAACTGACATGTCAAACTGTATTTGGCAAATAGTTGTCACAGTACCAGTGTTGCCAACGTTGATCAggtggctggcgtgagattttttaattcgagacaagtctgcacacacatgcaaacgcatttacatttatgaaacagtttaattaccttgtcaatagtctgtagggtttgcaaagtaCCCCAGCGTTTTTGGTGCAGCGAATTTTAGGCTTACAATGAAATATACATTGCCCGTAAGGCTTCCTTCGCGTGGTGTGAGTCAGAAAGCGTGattgtcacgccagatgcgtgaccGTTGGCAACCCTGCGGTACGCCGTAGACTCATGTGTGCACCTTAAAACAATGTTCCTTTCATCATTATGGTGTAATAATATACTGTCACAAGTAATATGGAAAGCCATATTTTAGTGCTCGCCAAGTGGACTGATTATAGCGCTGACAGCATCGGACGCCGCCATGTTGGCTCCATGACGAGAAGCTGTCCTCAGCGGACGCCGCCATGTTGGCTCCGTGACGGGAAAGGTGTCAGCAGTGACTGCCAGAGCGACTTCCGGTGAAACTAAACGCAGTTTTCGCAGGGAAGAAGTGGATCATATGAAAGTAAGTACGAGGTGCCTAggtatgtaaataaaataataatatagaatGCAAACAGTTTATCAATAAATGCAATTGAATGCAGTCCAGAATATGATCTCAAATATACGTATTTAGGGGGTGATTTTGATGGTGGTTTGATACTTCAACATCTATTAGATAGCTAAATACCCCAGTTAAACCTGTTGAATTATGGAGCCAGTTATTATTACAAATCCGTAGTAAATGAATAGTTCCATTCAGCTCTGGGTCGGATACCACGGACCAGACTTATCTTGTCAGTGCCTAAACTAAAAAACTGCACAGCCGAGCCTTCAGCCCCATAACCTTGGGAGAAACCAGGTGCTC includes:
- the pus3 gene encoding tRNA pseudouridine(38/39) synthase isoform X4: MQIRDLEEEVKSLKTQLRQETYPKAETEAAAESGHGGKNICGQEGKRKGKKASQAREFDFSVHPRRHVALRLAYLGWDYQGFAVQENTDNTVEARLFEALLKTRLIQDRQNSNYHRCGRTDKGVSAFTQVITIDLRSTQICGGMGVILPAQPSSKQKPSTAELPYVKMLNRVLPPDIRVLDWAAAETGFSARFDCQFRTYRYYFPRGDLDVELMAKAAKRYEGTHDFRNLCKMDVGNGVLQFQRTILSASIQPAQPSEAVPSDPYDILFFEVKGLAFLYHQVRCMMAVLLLIGQKLETPEVIDQLLDVDKHPRKPQYSMAVDFPLVLYDCQFEGLNWQRDPDEMSHVLNTLQQHWTQMAVKTHVIRGMIQGLQSAVLTANSSPTWLLMEGSKQRSYRPLLERPCCESLESRIEHFVKRGRLERDMDEDGEEFVHRGKKTKLQDTSSGQSNAANMSDL
- the pus3 gene encoding tRNA pseudouridine(38/39) synthase isoform X2, with amino-acid sequence MAYTAREQERRRQIRDLEEEVKSLKTQLRQETYPKAETEAAAESGHGGKNICGQEGKRKGKKASQAREFDFSVHPRRHVALRLAYLGWDYQGFAVQENTDNTVEARLFEALLKTRLIQDRQNSNYHRCGRTDKGVSAFTQVITIDLRSTQICGGMGVILPAQPSSKQKPSTAELPYVKMLNRVLPPDIRVLDWAAAETGFSARFDCQFRTYRYYFPRGDLDVELMAKAAKRYEGTHDFRNLCKMDVGNGVLQFQRTILSASIQPAQPSEAVPSDPYDILFFEVKGLAFLYHQVRCMMAVLLLIGQKLETPEVIDQLLDVDKHPRKPQYSMAVDFPLVLYDCQFEGLNWQRDPDEMSHVLNTLQQHWTQMAVKTHVIRGMIQGLQSAVLTANSSPTWLLMEGSKQRSYRPLLERPCCESLESRIEHFVKRGRLERDMDEDGEEFVHRGKKTKLQDTSSGQSNAANMSDL
- the pus3 gene encoding tRNA pseudouridine(38/39) synthase isoform X1, producing MAYTAREQERRRVSGSKEFQSLLQIRDLEEEVKSLKTQLRQETYPKAETEAAAESGHGGKNICGQEGKRKGKKASQAREFDFSVHPRRHVALRLAYLGWDYQGFAVQENTDNTVEARLFEALLKTRLIQDRQNSNYHRCGRTDKGVSAFTQVITIDLRSTQICGGMGVILPAQPSSKQKPSTAELPYVKMLNRVLPPDIRVLDWAAAETGFSARFDCQFRTYRYYFPRGDLDVELMAKAAKRYEGTHDFRNLCKMDVGNGVLQFQRTILSASIQPAQPSEAVPSDPYDILFFEVKGLAFLYHQVRCMMAVLLLIGQKLETPEVIDQLLDVDKHPRKPQYSMAVDFPLVLYDCQFEGLNWQRDPDEMSHVLNTLQQHWTQMAVKTHVIRGMIQGLQSAVLTANSSPTWLLMEGSKQRSYRPLLERPCCESLESRIEHFVKRGRLERDMDEDGEEFVHRGKKTKLQDTSSGQSNAANMSDL
- the pus3 gene encoding tRNA pseudouridine(38/39) synthase isoform X3, producing the protein MTDALLQQIRDLEEEVKSLKTQLRQETYPKAETEAAAESGHGGKNICGQEGKRKGKKASQAREFDFSVHPRRHVALRLAYLGWDYQGFAVQENTDNTVEARLFEALLKTRLIQDRQNSNYHRCGRTDKGVSAFTQVITIDLRSTQICGGMGVILPAQPSSKQKPSTAELPYVKMLNRVLPPDIRVLDWAAAETGFSARFDCQFRTYRYYFPRGDLDVELMAKAAKRYEGTHDFRNLCKMDVGNGVLQFQRTILSASIQPAQPSEAVPSDPYDILFFEVKGLAFLYHQVRCMMAVLLLIGQKLETPEVIDQLLDVDKHPRKPQYSMAVDFPLVLYDCQFEGLNWQRDPDEMSHVLNTLQQHWTQMAVKTHVIRGMIQGLQSAVLTANSSPTWLLMEGSKQRSYRPLLERPCCESLESRIEHFVKRGRLERDMDEDGEEFVHRGKKTKLQDTSSGQSNAANMSDL